In a single window of the Streptacidiphilus sp. P02-A3a genome:
- a CDS encoding alpha/beta fold hydrolase — translation MSRHTAITAPTEFVEAGGIRFAYRRYGNPERTPVVFVQHFMGNLNDFDPAITDALAGDREVILFNNTGVGTSSGQVPDTIEQMARDASAFIDALGLTRVDLLGHSMGGLVAQEIALARPDLVRKLILVGTGPRGGEEIGSRPAWVGDLFAADYEPPENVWLPTLFEPTETSQAAGRAYVQRITERQEGRDPWPSPQSVGAQLTAIAAYGKVQDPEYTSLKALTLPVLVVNGHNDIIITTVNSYLLQQHLPDAQLVIYPDSGHGAHHQFHDLFVQHVRLFLDRTENGA, via the coding sequence ATGTCCCGGCACACCGCCATCACCGCCCCCACCGAGTTCGTCGAGGCAGGCGGCATCCGCTTCGCCTACCGCCGCTACGGCAACCCCGAACGCACCCCGGTGGTCTTCGTCCAGCACTTCATGGGCAACCTCAACGACTTCGACCCGGCCATCACCGACGCCCTGGCCGGCGACCGCGAGGTCATCCTGTTCAACAACACCGGCGTGGGCACCAGCAGCGGCCAGGTCCCCGACACCATCGAGCAGATGGCCCGCGACGCATCGGCGTTCATCGACGCCCTGGGCCTGACCCGGGTGGACCTGCTGGGCCACTCGATGGGCGGCCTGGTCGCCCAGGAGATCGCCCTGGCCCGCCCGGACCTGGTCCGCAAGCTGATCCTGGTCGGCACCGGACCGCGCGGCGGCGAGGAGATCGGCTCACGGCCCGCCTGGGTCGGGGACCTGTTCGCGGCCGACTACGAGCCCCCGGAGAACGTCTGGCTGCCGACCCTGTTCGAACCCACCGAGACCAGCCAGGCAGCGGGCCGCGCCTACGTCCAGCGCATCACCGAGCGCCAGGAAGGCCGCGACCCGTGGCCCTCCCCGCAGTCCGTCGGCGCCCAACTGACAGCGATCGCCGCCTACGGAAAAGTCCAGGACCCCGAGTACACCTCCCTCAAGGCACTGACCCTGCCGGTCCTGGTCGTCAACGGACACAACGACATCATCATCACCACTGTCAACTCCTACCTCCTCCAGCAGCACCTGCCCGACGCCCAGCTGGTGATCTACCCCGACTCCGGCCACGGCGCGCACCACCAGTTCCACGACCTGTTCGTCCAGCACGTGCGGCTCTTCCTGGACCGAACCGAGAACGGGGCATGA
- a CDS encoding aldo/keto reductase, with protein sequence MDKRIMGRLGREVSVVGLGTWQLGADWGEVEEKDALAVLDAAAEEGVTFFDTADVYGDGRSERLIGRWRKDNPGAGVFVATKMGRRAEQLPENYTAANFRAWSDRSRANLGVDTLDLVQLHCPPSAVIESDAVFDALDALVESGSIAAYGVSVETCEQALKAIARPGTASVQIIFNAFRLKPLDEVLPAAAAAGVGVIARVPLASGLLSGRYRHDTAFAADDHRTYNRHGEAFDQGETFSGVDYDTGVEAAAEFSALAAPGATAAQTALRWIVQQPGVTTVIPGARSTEQAVSNARSASVPALPDQTLTAIRDLYERRIRAQVHQRW encoded by the coding sequence ATGGACAAGCGAATCATGGGACGGCTCGGCCGTGAGGTCTCCGTCGTCGGACTGGGTACCTGGCAGCTCGGCGCGGACTGGGGCGAGGTTGAGGAGAAGGATGCCCTCGCCGTGCTGGACGCGGCGGCCGAGGAGGGCGTGACCTTCTTCGACACCGCCGACGTCTACGGTGACGGCCGCAGCGAACGCCTGATCGGCCGCTGGAGGAAGGACAACCCGGGGGCCGGGGTCTTCGTGGCCACCAAGATGGGCCGCCGGGCCGAGCAGCTGCCGGAGAACTACACCGCTGCCAACTTCCGGGCCTGGAGCGACCGTTCGCGGGCGAACCTGGGCGTGGACACACTGGACCTGGTGCAACTGCACTGCCCGCCCAGCGCGGTCATCGAGTCGGACGCGGTGTTCGACGCACTGGACGCGCTGGTGGAGTCCGGCTCGATCGCCGCCTACGGCGTGAGCGTGGAGACCTGCGAGCAGGCGCTGAAGGCGATCGCCCGGCCCGGTACCGCGAGCGTGCAGATCATCTTCAACGCGTTCCGGCTCAAGCCGCTGGACGAGGTGCTGCCCGCTGCCGCGGCCGCCGGCGTCGGAGTCATCGCCCGGGTGCCGCTGGCCTCGGGACTGCTCTCCGGCCGGTACCGGCACGACACCGCCTTCGCCGCCGACGACCACCGCACCTACAACCGCCACGGCGAGGCCTTCGACCAGGGCGAGACTTTCTCCGGCGTCGACTACGACACGGGCGTGGAGGCCGCCGCCGAGTTCTCGGCGCTGGCAGCACCCGGCGCCACCGCGGCGCAGACCGCCCTGCGCTGGATCGTCCAGCAGCCGGGCGTGACCACGGTCATCCCCGGTGCGCGGTCGACCGAACAGGCAGTATCGAACGCGCGCTCGGCATCTGTGCCCGCACTGCCGGACCAGACCCTGACCGCCATCCGGGACTTGTACGAGCGGCGCATCCGGGCCCAGGTCCACCAGCGCTGGTAG